Part of the Strigops habroptila isolate Jane chromosome 17, bStrHab1.2.pri, whole genome shotgun sequence genome is shown below.
CTCCCCACCTGCGCCTTCAGCTCGTCGGCCAAGGGCGCCAGGCGCTCCTTGATGCTCTCCACGCCGCCATCGATCTGCTGTTGCAGCCGGTCGGCGTAGGGGCTGAGCGAAGCCTGGATGTCCTCGGCGTTGCCCTGCAGCCGGTCCCGCAGCTCAGCGGCCAAGGGCTCCAGCGCCCGGCGCAGGTCGCCGGCGCCGCGGTCCACCTGCGAGCGCAGCTCCTCGGCGTAGGGGCTCATCTTGGCCTGGAGCTGGCGGATGTTGGTGCCGATCTGCTGGTGCACCTCGTCGGCATAGGGCGCCAGCTTGGCCTGCAGCTCCGCCAGCTCCTGCCGGATCTGCTCCTTCAGGCGCTGCGAGTCCTGCGCCAGCCGCGCCTGCAGCTCCGTGGCGAACGGCACCAGCCGCCGCTGCAGGTCCTCGGCGTACGAGCTGACGCTCTGCAGGTTGCTCCCCAGGAGGGTGCTGCGGACATGGGgtcacggaatggtttgggttggaaaggaccttgagatcactcagttccaacccccctgccgtgggcagggacacctcacactaaaccatgtcacccaagactccgtccagcctggccttgaacattgccagggatggagcattcacagcttccttgggcaacccattccagtgcctcaccaccctcacaggaaagaacttcttccttatatctaatctaaacttcccctgtttcagtttgaacccatcaccccttggcctatcactacagtccctgatgaatgTCCCTCTcaagcatccttgtagcccccttcatatactggaaggctgctatgaggtctccacgcagcttctcttctccaggctgaacagccccaactctctcagcctgtctccatacgggaggtgctccagccctcttatcatcctcgtggccctcctctggactcactccaacagctccatgtcctttttgtgttgaggacaccagaactgtacacagtactccaagtgaggtctcacgaatgcagagcagagaggcgggatcacctccttcgacctgctgctcactctccttttaatgcagcccaggacacagttgctttctgggctcaagtgcactGACCTGGGGTATGTCAGTGCCCCGCTGTGCCCATGGCCCCCTGCCTGGTGCCCCCAGCCACCACCGCAtccccccagcaccacagccctgctcacTTGAGCTGCTTGGTGATCTCGGCTTGCTGCAGCTGATCCACTGTGTCCTTGGCATTGCTGCCCAGCTCCGTGAAGTACTTCCAGAGCACGCTGGCCACCTCGTCCGGGTTGACATCAGCctgggctcctgcagcagagacTGGGATCAGCGCTGGCACAATCCCTCTCCCATGGGACAgcacatccccatccctgtcctggGGCACGACACCGTCCTGGCACCCTGGACCCACAGTGCCTCACCTGAGACCACGAGGAGCACCAGGACAAGGGCGGCCGCCTTGGGAGACATCCTGAGTGCTGGGGATGCCTGCGGGAACACAGAGCAGGGTTTAAGGGAGCCCCatggcagcagccccaggccctgctgcctgccccaccGCCGGCAATGCAGCCACCGCTGTCCCCAGCCACTCACCCGCACTGCCACTACTGCGgtccctgctgtgctgagctgtgctgtgctgagctgagctgtgctgagctgagctgtgctgagctgagctgtgctgtgccgtgccgtgccgggGAGCACCGGCCCTATTTATGCAGCCTGAGCGCCCTCGGTGGCTTCCACGCAGGCCTGTGACACAGGCTCAGGCTTGGACTTTAGCAAGGTCGCGACGTGGAGGTGCCTGACGTGCGCACAGCCCTGACATCAGCCACAGCCCTGACATCAGCCACAGCCCTGACAGCACCCGGCGGGGGGCCAGGGGCCAGGGCAGTGAGGGGATGGGGGTACATACACATGGGCACCCCGGGGCAGGGACCCAAGAGCAGCCCCCACCTCCATAGGATGCAGTGATGGACCTGCTGGTGCCGGATGTGTGGTACCCGGCATGCGCAAtggcacagggatgctgtggtGGATACATGGGGGCACATGAGCAGGCAGCATCACTCCCTCGGAGCGCAGGCTCCATAAGGAATGGCCAGGACCCTGCTGCTGCGGGATGCTGCAGGTGCCGGAGCTGGGACCAtgtccctggccatgggcaTCGGGCTCTGCGGTGGCCCCGCTCCGTGCTGCAGCCACCGGTGATGTGTCAGGGCTGGGCGAagggcagggctggcaggggcaGGGATCAGCCAGGCACCGCCGTGCTGCCAAGGTCCAAAGAGCCCCCGCGGTGCCCCAGGGCCGGAGGGCAGCCCCACGGGGCCGGTGCCGCTGGATGTCACCCTCGTGCTGTGCCCACAGCCCCACGCCTGTCCCCATGGCTGCCCTCACCACGGTGCGCCCTGCAGCGGGCTGGCTGCACACACACCAGCGTGCACATACATGTGCGCAcgcatgcacacatgcatgaaCCTGATGTGCAGGCATGCAGACACATGCAGACACATGCAGAGCCCTGTGCCCTGTTCCCTGGGGAATTTCCCAGCTCCTGGCGCGAGGCAGTCCCTCCGACACGGACCTGGCACCGCTCTGTCCCTGCACCGCGGCCCCTTCCTGGCCAGCCCCTGACCTTTGCACAAGCTCCGGAGCCGGCTGTGGGAGGGTATAAAGTGGGACCCGGGGCTGCCCCAGTCCCAGAGCCCGGCTCAGGTGAGTGGGGAAGCCCTGGGGAGGGTCGCAGTGGGACGGGGACGGGGTTGGGACCCCCGTGGAGCTGCCCCACGCTGTGTGCTCTGCTCTCTCCGCAGCCATGAGGGTGTCACTCCTGCTCCTGCTCGCCTGCACGGCCGTCCTGGCAGCACAAGCAAGTAAGGAGGCTGGGGCCGGGCtcagggtgctggtggggggCACGCACAGGGTGGGGG
Proteins encoded:
- the APOA4 gene encoding apolipoprotein A-IV, with protein sequence MSPKAAALVLVLLVVSGAQADVNPDEVASVLWKYFTELGSNAKDTVDQLQQAEITKQLNTLLGSNLQSVSSYAEDLQRRLVPFATELQARLAQDSQRLKEQIRQELAELQAKLAPYADEVHQQIGTNIRQLQAKMSPYAEELRSQVDRGAGDLRRALEPLAAELRDRLQGNAEDIQASLSPYADRLQQQIDGGVESIKERLAPLADELKAQVGRSVAELRRGLSPYAQEVQDGLNRQLEGLTARMERVAEELRARLAASSEELRAQLSPLAQELRQAAGSDAEGLQQRLEPLVQSLDERVGQTLEAFRQQAAPFGEALGRQLVQRLEDMQGKLDSGAAGVEDHLELLEKEVREKVAAFLSTAPPTAD